In one window of Kosmotoga pacifica DNA:
- a CDS encoding lytic transglycosylase domain-containing protein — MVRQDQIREWVQKVIAKPRPDADLMIAIATVESSLNPVAYNERTKAAGLFQLTPIYLKDLRERFALPTDPFDPEQATKGATVYVSWLMKQFPEDLTLVLASWNWEIGNVRKWLKGEKELPEETRNFVHRVLSEWEKLKKEKEE; from the coding sequence ATGGTCAGACAAGACCAGATTCGCGAATGGGTTCAGAAGGTAATTGCAAAGCCGCGACCCGATGCTGACCTAATGATTGCCATTGCCACGGTAGAAAGTTCGCTGAACCCTGTCGCTTACAACGAACGGACCAAGGCTGCAGGACTGTTTCAGCTGACTCCTATCTATCTGAAAGATCTCCGGGAAAGGTTCGCTCTTCCGACTGATCCTTTCGATCCCGAGCAGGCCACAAAAGGCGCGACCGTGTATGTCTCTTGGCTCATGAAGCAGTTTCCTGAAGACCTTACTCTTGTTCTTGCTTCCTGGAACTGGGAGATCGGAAATGTTCGCAAATGGCTCAAAGGGGAAAAAGAACTTCCTGAAGAGACCCGGAATTTTGTGCATCGGGTTCTATCTGAATGG
- a CDS encoding metallophosphoesterase family protein has translation MYLFNEISGIRGNHDEAWMALAGDSIMDLVAAKRPDIRVIGEYQAFVDWAGFRFSLHHPDGGQAYAISYKLQKLVESFTAENLPDFVSMGHFHQKEYVTIRNVECFQPGCFEAQTPYEIRKNLHPVIGGWVVEAIRMKKGIRIIAEFVKYTPKEKDW, from the coding sequence TTGTATCTCTTCAATGAAATCAGCGGCATACGAGGAAACCACGACGAAGCCTGGATGGCTCTTGCAGGTGACAGCATAATGGACCTTGTTGCTGCAAAAAGGCCAGACATTCGAGTCATTGGAGAGTACCAAGCATTTGTAGATTGGGCAGGGTTCCGATTCTCTCTCCACCATCCTGATGGCGGGCAGGCTTATGCTATCTCGTACAAACTCCAAAAGCTCGTGGAGTCGTTCACGGCAGAAAACCTGCCGGATTTCGTGAGTATGGGGCACTTTCACCAGAAAGAGTACGTGACGATCCGAAATGTTGAATGTTTCCAGCCCGGTTGTTTCGAAGCTCAAACTCCCTATGAAATAAGAAAAAACCTCCACCCAGTCATTGGAGGCTGGGTAGTGGAGGCTATACGAATGAAAAAGGGTATTCGTATTATAGCAGAATTCGTAAAATACACACCCAAAGAGAAAGACTGGTGA